Proteins co-encoded in one Maylandia zebra isolate NMK-2024a linkage group LG16, Mzebra_GT3a, whole genome shotgun sequence genomic window:
- the clybl gene encoding citramalyl-CoA lyase, mitochondrial — protein MAAHITRAVKQLVPQKGGWLRAAVWQLYAEAWRHHYHSAGSSLHYIPRRAVLYCPGNDERKLKKLASLDVDCAVLDCEDGVALSKKTEARETIPRMLAELDLGRTEKCVRVNSVSSGLAEADLEVILKAKVLPRAIMLPKVEDTQEVQWFVDRFQHHLKGWALTEPIRLITFVETAVGLLNFKAVCEEIRSLGPKVGLHHDGVVFGSDDFCASIGATRTKDARELLYARQRVVVTAKAFGLQAIDLVYIDYKDVEGLRQQAREGALMGFTGKQVIHPGQVQAVQEEFSPSKERVQWAKELIAAFDQHQKEGKGAFTFLGSMIDMPSLKQAQNIITLCAAVPRK, from the exons AAAGGGCGGGTGGCTCCGGGCCGCAGTCTGGCAGTTGTATGCTGAAGCATGGCGTCATCACTATCACTCTGCAGGCTCCTCTCTGCACTACATACCCCGCAGGGCAGTTCTCTACTGCCCTGGCAACGATGAGCGAAAATTGAAGAAACTAGCCTCACTGGATGTCGACTGTGCTGTGCTGGACTGTGAAGATGGAGTAGCCCTCAGCAAAAAG ACAGAAGCCAGAGAAACTATTCCGAGGATGCTAGCGGAATTGGACTTGGGCCGTACAGaaaagtgtgtgagagtgaactCGGTGTCTAGTGGCTTGGCTGAGGCGGACCTGGAGGTAATTTTGAAGGCCAAGGTTCTCCCTCGTGCCATCATGTTGCCCAAAGTGGAGGACACACAGGAAGTGCAATGG TTTGTTGACAGGTTTCAGCACCACTTGAAAGGATGGGCACTGACAGAACCCATTCGCCTCATCACCTTTGTGGAAACCGCTGTGGGCCTGCTCAATTTTAAG GCGGTGTGTGAGGAAATTCGCTCGCTTGGTCCTAAGGTTGGTCTGCACCATGATGGCGTGGTGTTTGGCTCTGATGACTTCTGTGCAAGCATAG GTGCCACACGGACCAAGGATGCCAGAGAGCTCCTTTATGCAAGGCAGAGGGTGGTTGTGACTGCCAAAGCCTTTGGGCTACAGGCTATTGACCTGGTCTACATCGACTACAAAGATGTGGAGGGGCTGAGGCAGCAGGCCAGAGAAGGCGCTCTCATGGGCTTCACAG GTAAGCAGGTTATCCACCCAGGGCAGGTCCAAGCTGTGCAAGAAGAGTTCTCCCCCAGCAAGGAGAGGGTCCAGTGGGCCAAAGAGCTCATTGCTGCTTTTGACCAACATCAGAAGGAGGGAAAG ggtgcgttcaccttcctcgGCAGCATGATAGACATGCCCTCGCTGAAGCAGGCTCAGAACATAATAACACTCTGTGCCGCGGTGCCAAGGAAATAA